A DNA window from Nerophis lumbriciformis linkage group LG03, RoL_Nlum_v2.1, whole genome shotgun sequence contains the following coding sequences:
- the mmel1 gene encoding membrane metallo-endopeptidase-like 1: MDIMEKSSKPGKHRWTVAEIGLSVLLLLLSCALAGLVVLYTSVLKEQSHRSSLTRSSTGVGDQLFRSNLDNVCTTADCVTAASRLLQNMDPSVKPCDNFYQYACGGWLERHVIPETSSRHSVFDILRDKLEIVLKGVLETENEEDRDAIKKAKILYSSCMNESLIEQRDSQPLLKLIDGIGNWPVASDDWNATTEEAWSLEDTLATLTAHYHKKVLLDMYVGTDDRDSRRHIVYIDQPGLGMPSRDYYFNDGNYKKVREAYLNFMVSFAKITREDRNLTQEDDRVWEEMMHVLDLETDIANATSPAEERQDVTVLYNKMTLNELHATFSFNGFNWTRFVHGVLSSVSLNVELEEEVVVSGSPYLDKMNEVLSRHSVRTMQNYLTWQLVIDRVNSLSRRFKDARARYRKTLYGTTVEDAGWRECVRYVQSSMENAVGALYVRETFAGESKRMVSDLIRKIQTAYVETLEELNWMDVPSKEKAREKAMSIKEHIGYPDHILQKSNHKLDQEYAHLNFSEEHYFENVLENLKSEAHKSLKKLREPVDPNLWIIGAAMVNAFYSPNRNQIVFPAGILQPPFFSKHQQQALNFGGIGMVIGHEITHGFDDNGRNFDKDGNMLNWWSNYSAEHFKEQSQCMVQQYGKFNWKLAGGQNVSGISTLGENIADNGGVRQAFKAYLKWVEKEGEEPRLPGLDMDHKQIFFLNFAQVWCGAYRPEYASQSIKTDSHSPLEYRVLGSLQNFEAFSEAFQCKKGSPMNPEQKCRVW; encoded by the exons ATGGACATCATGGAGAAATCAAGCAAACCTGGCAAACATCGTTGGACGGTGGCAGAGATCGGTCTGTCTGTGCTCCTGCTGCTGCTCAGCTGTGCCTTGGCCGGTCTCGTGGTCCTCTACACGTCTGTCCTGAAAG AACAATCTCACAGGTCGAGCCTGACGCGGAGCTCGACAGGCGTCGGAG ATCAGCTGTTTCGCTCCAATCTGGACAATGTGTGCACGACTGCAGACTGTGTTACAGCAG CGTCCCGCCTCCTGCAGAACATGGATCCATCCGTGAAGCCTTGTGATAACTTCTACCAGTACGCCTGTGGGGGCTGGCTGGAGCGCCACGTCATCCCGGAGACCAGCTCGCGCCACAGCGTCTTTGACATTCTGAGGGACAAGCTGGAGATTGTGCTCAAAG GTGTTCTCGAGACTGAGAATGAAGAAGACAGAGATGCCATCAAGAAGGCCAAAATTCTCTACAGCTCCTGCATGAACGAGA GCCTCATAGAGCAGCGAGACTCCCAGCCCCTCCTGAAGCTCATAGACGGTATTGGAAACTGGCCAGTGGCATCTGATGACTGGAACGCCACCACTG AAGAAGCATGGAGCCTTGAGGACACTCTGGCTACACTGACAGCTCATTATCACAAGAAGGTCCTGCTGGACATGTACGTGGGGACCGACGACCGGGACTCTCGGCGCCATATTGTTTAC ATTGATCAACCAGGACTTGGGATGCCATCGAGAGATTATTACTTTAACGATGGGAACTACAAAAAG GTTCGAGAAGCCTACCTGAACTTCATGGTCTCTTTCGCCAAAATAACCCGTGAGGACAGAAACTTGACGCAGGAGGACGACCGTGTGTGGGAGgaaatgatgcatgtgttggaCCTGGAGACAGACATCGCCAAC GCCACATCACCGGCTGAGGAGAGACAGGACGTCACGGTTCTTTACAACAAAATGACGCTTAATGAGCTGCATGCCACATTCAGCTTCAAC GGTTTTAATTGGACCCGGTTTGTTCACGGGGTTCTATCCAGCGTATCCCTTAATGTGGAGCTGGAAGAGGAAGTAGTGGTGTCCGGCTCGCCCTACCTTGACAAGATGAATGAAGTCCTCTCCAGACACAGTGTCAG AACTATGCAGAACTACCTCACCTGGCAGCTCGTCATTGACAGAGTGAACAGCTTGAGTCGCCGCTTCAAAGATGCAAGGGCTCGTTACAGAAAG ACCCTGTACGGGACCACAGTGGAGGACGCTGGGTGGCGGGAATGTGTCCGTTACGTCCAGAGCAGCATGGAGAATGCAGTTGGAGCTCTTTATGTGCGGGAGACCTTTGCCGGAGAAAGCAAACGAATG GTCAGTGACCTTATCAGGAAGATCCAGACAGCATATGTAGAAACCCTGGAGGAGCTAAACTGGATGGACGTGCCCTCCAAGGAGAAAGCGAGAGAAAAG GCCATGTCCATCAAGGAGCATATTGGCTATCCAGATCACATTCTACAAAAGAGTAACCACAAGCTGGACCAAGAGTATGCTCAT TTAAATTTCAGCGAGGAACACTACTTTGAGAATGTCCTAGAGAACCTTAAGTCCGAAGCCCACAAGAGTCTGAAGAAGCTGAGAGAGCCAGTGGATCCCAACTT GTGGATCATCGGTGCTGCTATGGTGAATGCTTTTTACTCTCCCAATAGAAACCAGATTG tgttTCCAGCAGGTATTCTGCAGCCACCTTTCTTCAGTAAACATCAGCAGCAGGCTCTGAATTTTGGTGGAATCGGAATGGTAATCGGCCACGAGATCACACATGGATTTGATGACAATG GGCGCAATTTCGACAAGGACGGGAACATGCTGAACTGGTGGAGCAATTACTCTGCAGAGCACTTTAAGGAGCAGTCACAGTGCATGGTGCAACAGTACGGAAAATTCAACTGGAAGCTAGCGGGTGGGCAAAAT GTGAGTGGAATCAGCACTTTAGGCGAGAACATTGCTGACAACGGAGGGGTTCGTCAAGCCTTTAAG GCTTATCTTAAGTGGGTGGAGAAAGAGGGGGAGGAGCCTCGCCTGCCCGGTCTGGACATGGACCACAAACAGATTTTCTTTCTTAACTTTGCGCAA GTCTGGTGTGGTGCTTATCGACCCGAATACGCCAGCCAATCCATTAAGACTGACTCCCACAGCCCTTTAGAATACAG GGTTCTCGGTTCGCTTCAAAATTTTGAGGCTTTCTCCGAAGCCTTCCAGTGCAAAAAAGGCAGTCCTATGAACCCTGAGCAGAAGTGCCGTGTCTGGTAG